The genomic segment TGAGCATTTTGCTGGTGTTTGCCACGATGGTGTTGAGGTCTAACACTTTGGGTTGCAGCACCTGTTTTCGACTGAAGGCAAGCAATTGCGAAGTGAGAGCCGCCGCCCGTTTACCGGATTTGTAAATTTCATCAATCTCCTGATGCATGGAATTGGTCGGGTCAAGCCGCGCCTTGATGAGATGGCAATATCCCAGAATAACCGTCAGCAGATTGTTAAAGTCATGCGCAACCCCGCCCGCTAAACGTCCCACCGCTTCCATCTTCTGCGCTTGAAGCAACTGTTCCTCAGTTCGCCGCAAGATTTCATCTGCCTGTTTGCGCTCCGTCATATCGCGCAATACCAGCACCGCGCCATCCCGCTTCCCGGCTTGCCCACGGATGGGAGATTTGCTGTAGCTGATAAATTTTTCGGTGCCATCTTTGGAAACCAGAGTCCCTGTATATTCGGTCGGCAAATGAGCACTCTCTGCGTCGTTCAAATCTGACACCCGGGGTTCAACGGCTCCGTTGACATCCCCTTCAACCGTTTGAAAGACCTCAGCCAGCGGCATATCAGCGGCTTGCGCCAATGTCCAACCGGTAAGCGTTTCCGCCGATGGGTTCATGAAATTGATTCGTCCATTCAGGTCGGTGGCAATGACTGCATCGCCTATACTGGAAAGGGTCACTTGCAACCATTCCCGTTGCTTGCGTAAACGACGATCACTTTCCCGTCGCCCGTTGACCAGCACCACTAAAAGACCGAGTAACACCAGTACATTAAACTGCGCAAAAAAATATTTTGCCGTAAGCACTCTCTCCGGTTGTGTCCGCCAAGTTGATAGCACGGAAACCAACTCAAACAACACTAACAGCAGCAACCCCGGTCCTTTCCCGAAAAACCAACTGATCCCGATTAACGCGAGAATCACCATAAAACTCAAATCAATCCCGATGGAAAGACGACGAAGGAGAAACGCAAGGAGAAGAATCAACGCAAACGCGGCAAGTCCGCAGCCGTAGCGCACGATTAGTGATTTGGTGGTTTTTTGCATCGCCGGTTCCTCGCAGATTAGACCAAACAGATGGTTTGGTAGGTTAAGACTGAGGAACGAAATCAGAGAGATAAGCACAACACTTATCTTGAATTCTCTGTAAGTTACCTTTATCTGCCAGGTCGAGTATATTACAAAATATATTTAATGCGCGACTCTTTCGTTGCTTAAATTGTGCCCAGACCGTCAACGTCCGCCAGGGGTTGTCCCATTCGGTAATGGCGACCGCCCCATAGCCCCCGGTACATAAATCGGCGAGATTATAAAAAACACCCGACCATTTTTCAGAACCGGTAAATGCGCCACTGCGTCTTCGCCTCCAATCAATAATGATGCTTTCAGGCTACACAAGGCTTATGCCGGGAAGCCGGGTTTCGAGATGATTCCAGATGCCGGTTGGCAACTGATGGATAATTCCTTTAATGCGACTTGAAACCGTGATATAAATTCACCCGAAATCAAGAAGCACAGGGGCAAATGGTCAACGTTGACCACAGGCTTTATCAACTTTGGTCATCGTAAAATCAATTGCTCGTCTGTCGCTCCCCCATAGACTTTGAGCCGGAATGTTGTTGGGCTTAGAGTCTCGCAAACACCTCAGCAAGCGTTTCCGGGCGACTGACCTCAACCAGGATGGTGAGGTTTTGTAAGATGACCTGCGCCCGAAGTCATCTACGATATTCCGTGCTAGATTCTTGATGATTGGCGAATGCCGAACGCGGTGAGTCACTAAAATTAAATCTGCAATCACGTTAATCAATAAGCCTTGCTGAAACGAATTGGATGGTTATTTGATGCCTTTTAGGAAGGGCAATTCACCTTGGAGAGTGAAGAGGTTTCTATGAAAAAGAGGGTGCGAACAGTGGCGCTACGCTATGGCTTGCCGGTGCTTTCATTCCTGGCAATTCTTCTGATTGCAGTAGCCATCAGGCGCTATTTTTCCATAACCTTAGACCCCACAACTTTGCTTATCGTTTTGTTGATTGCCAGCGCCTGGTATGGTGGCAGGGGTCCTGGGTTGCTCGTTGCCCTGGAATACGAAATTGCCGTGCTATATTACACCTGGCATCAACAAACCGCGCCAAGATATTTTTTTCTCATGTTGAACCGCCTGATTCTCTTCATCAGTCTGGTGCTGTTTGTCAGTTCTCGCCGCAAGGCTCAACACCGGGTTGAGGCAGAGCGTGAGCGGCTTCGCGTGTCACTTGCAAGTATCGGGGATGCGGTGATCGCTACAGACATCAACGGACTGATTGATTTCATTAATCCGACGGCGGAAACCTTGACGGGCTGGACGAAAGACCAGGCGGTCGGCAAATCCATTACCACGGTCTTCAATATCGTAAATGAATTCACTCGCCAGTTGGTCGAGAATCCGGTTGCAAAGGTGTTGCGTGAAAAGACCATCGTCGGGCTTGCCAACCACACCATCTTAATCGCAAAAGGCGGCAGAGAAATTCCGATTGACGACAGCGGCGCGCCGATTCGCTTATCCGATGGCAAGGTTGTCGGGGTCATCCTGGTGTTTCGCGATGTGTCGGAGCGTAAACGCGCCGAACAAACCAAAGCGGCATTAGCCGCTATCGTTGAATCATCTGACGACGCCATCTTCAGCAAGGATTTGCAGGGAGTTATTCTCAGTTGGAATCAAGGTGCCGAACGCCTCTATGGCTACACCTCTGACGAAGTGATTGGCAAATCGGTGGCTTTATTGATGCCGCCCGACCGCAACGACGATTTCCCAAATATCCTGGCAGCCTTGCAGCGCGGCGAAATCATTTCGCATTACGAAACCGAGCGTAGGCGCAAAGATGGTACAGTATTCGAGATTTCTTTGACGGTATCCCCGATTCGCAACGCCATCGGTGAGATGATTGGCGCATCGACAATTGCCCACGACATCACTGAGCACAAGCGCCTGGAGAAAGAGGGAGAAGTGTTGTTGTTGCGTGAGCAAACGGCGCGTCAGGAAGCCGAACGCCGCTGGCACGACAGCATTACGCTGACCGAGATGAGCCGCGAATTGGTCGCCCACCTCGATACCGCTCAGGTAACCGCTACGCTTTGCCGGACAGTGCGTAAATTATTGGGTTGTGATGGAGCAGCTTTTATATTGTATGAAGGGGAGAGCGTTTTTTATGCCGACGAAGATGCCCGGATGCCGCTTTGGAAAGGACGTCGGTTTTCTTCCACAAACTGTATTTCGGGGTGGTCGATTATTCACCGAATGCCGGTAGCGATTGCAGACATTTATACCGATTCCCGAATCCCGATTGATGAGTATAAAAAAACATTCGTGAAAAGTTTGGCGATGATGCCGGTCGGTCCCAGAGAGCCGGTCGCGGCAATCGGCGCTTACTGGGCACATCAACACCAGGCGAGCGATTATGAACTTGATTTATTGCGCGCTGTGGCATCGGCAGCCGACCTCGCGCTGGCGAGAGCAAAAGCTTATGAAGAAATGAGCGCCGCCCGCGCCCGCGCAGAAGAAGCCAACCGCTTGAAAGATGAGTTTCTGGCGACCTTATCCCATGAACTCCGAACCCCGCTCAACGCCATGATGGGATGGTCGCGTCTCATCCAGGGCGCGAATATAGATGACAAAACCAGGAAGCGCGGGATAGAGATTATTGAGCGGAGCGCCGCCGCACAGGAGCAACTTATTGAAGATTTATTGGATGTCTCGCGCATTATTGCCGGGAAACTGACGCTCAATATGGAATCGCTGAAACTGGATACCTGCATTGAACCGGCAATTGATTCAGTGCGACCGGCAGCAACCGCTAAAGATATTCAACTGCATGTCAACCTTGACCATTCTGTGAACCTCATTCGAGGTGATGCTGCGCGCCTTCAGCAAGTGGTCTGGAATTTACTGACCAATGCCATAAAATTTACTCCACGCGGCGGCAAGGTCTATCTATCATTGGTTCGCAATGCTCAAGACGTGCAACTTAGGGTGCGCGACACCGGGCAGGGCATCAAGCCGGAATTTCTGCCTTATATTTTTGATCGTTTCCGCCAACAGGAGAGCATCTACACTCGCCAGCAAGGTGGTCTCGGTCTGGGGCTAGCTCTGGTCAAACACCTGGTTGAATTACATGGCGGAACCATTGAAGCGCATAGCACAGGGGAAAACCAGGGGGCGACCTTTATCATTACTCTACCTTTAGTTGAGGAGACGCAAAATATGCCAACCGTTGAAAACGACCATGCGTCAACATCATTGGATTCACATGCGCTTCCATCGGTACGGGTGCTGGTCGTTGAAGATGACCCGGACTCTTTAGAGTTGGTGCGTTTTGTGCTGGAAATGCAAGGAGCCGAAGTGAAGTGCGCCAGTCGCGTTTCGGAAGCCATCGGCTTATTAAACCAATGGACGCCGCAAGTGGTGGTCTCTGATATTGGTTTGCCGGATGAAGATGGCTATTCATTAATCCGTCAGCTAAAGCTAATCGAAGAGGAAAAGAAAAGCGCCATCCCGGCATTGGCACTCACCGGTTTCGCCGGTCGAACAGAAGGGTTGCGCGCAGTGGAAGCGGGCTTTCAATTCTTTCTCACTAAACCGATGGAAGCCGAAAAATTGATCGACGCCGTAGCGAAGTTGGTCAAGCCGGAACTGACAATGAAGGTCACGGAATGAACTGAAAAGTTAGTTGATAGAAAAACCAGTTTTCAATCTTTGCAAGCCGCGCTGGTCAACTTGCCGAACATTCATCCGCCAGGTGGTTTGAAAAGCGCAGCATCGCGCCAACCTGAAGGATAAATGATTGATTCAATCAAGGGATTCAATTGGCAAATCGCTTCCGGTTTTACCGCTTCGCCATCAATCAGCAAATTCACCGCATCCTGAGTGAAACTAACAACCGGCCAGGGAAAGATGCCAAACGCCTCTCGCACAACCGGAAGGCGTTGCGGGTCATAGCCCAACAACTGCGCGCCGACGAAATCCATCGCCGCGCCATTGCTGCTCGCAAAAATCATTGCAAGCGGTAACGATTTCGGCGCAAGCGGGCCATCACCTTGACCTGCAACAATCGCATCGGCAATGTGCAACACCTTGCGCATCGGTTCATCTGCAAGTCTGCCACTCACATCGCCGTATAACAGAATGCGATTGAGGTCTAGACAGGTTCGCCATATCGTATCATTGCCCGACCACGAACCTTCGACGCCGATTTTATCTCCGGTCAGTTGTAAAACCCGCGTCAAATTTTTTGCAACCCCATTCCAGATTTTCGTCGTCGCTTCCGACGCTGCCATATTTTGCCGGTCGAGCGTATATTCGAGCAGCCGCTTGGTCACGTCCGCGCCCGGATAACAATCGCCTGAATTTTGCGAACCGCCAACCCGATGATGGGGCAGATACTCTTTATTGCCATTGATGCCAATCAGATTTTTCAACGCACAGGTAATCCCGGCTTTTTTGTGGGTTTTCAATTTCGGAAGATTAATGACCACATCGGCTTCCATCACATCTCTGGCGACCAGATATTGATGACGCCCCGGCGCATGCGTCTTTGCCATCAATCGCGGGTCATAGCAGGTTACGCGAAAATGATTGTCGGGATTGCTCACCGGTTCAAGCAGACTTTCGCTGCCGAGGTCGAATAACACGAATTCATCCACAGCAATTTTATTTTCATCGGCAAAGCGCACACCATCCTGCATAACACAGGTGGTGCGCCGAAAATCCTTGATGCCTTTAAAGCGTGGCTCAACTTTTATCAACTCGTCAGCCCATTGGTTCAGCCCTGTGACCCGCAAAAGCTCAGCAAAATCGCACCGTTGAACCGGCGCATCACCGACGAGAATTTCTGCGGCTTGGGTTTGCCGGACGATTTCAACTACCACGCGAATGAGCGAGGGATGAGTAATCATCGGCTCCATGCCATCCGCGCCTTCGTTTTCGTGCAACACGAAATTGGGTTTGATTAACACCCGCGCGCCCTCTGGAATTACTTGCCCCAGTAAATTGCGCGAATCAGTTGACCATCCAAGCGCCTTGCAGATTTGGCTTAACGCGAGGTCTAAATCGTCATCCGTTTCACAGACGGTTTTATACGCCGCCGAAGGCAAGCGACTGAGGGCAATGCGCGGGTCAGTCAATGATGAGTTTGCACATTGATTCATGAGGCAATCTGCTCCAAAGGTTTAACGTGGCTGATGACCGGACGAAATTTATTGGCTTTGGTGCGTTCGATGTGATCGACCACGACAATATCAATCGGTAATCCTTCAAGATTTAAACCAAGCGTAGATTGAATACGGCTTGAAATAGCTTCATTAAATTCGCGTTTCGGAACGATGCTGAGGTGAATGGAATAGTCGGCTTGTTGCACCAGTTGATATTCCTGAACCGCCGCGTCTTTCATCATATGAGGAATTTGCGAACCGGAAATCCAACGCCCGCTGCGAAGCCAGATGCGGTCGGTCTCTCGCCCGATGATTTCATTTAAAGTGAAACTCGGATTTCCCGGCGCACTCGCAACCGGGAAGTGCCCCAGGTCGCCGATGCGATAGCGAATCATCGGCATACCGTCAGCGTGCAGTTTGGTAATCAGAATCGAACTCACCGTTTCAGTTGATTCCGGCTCAATTAACAGATTTGCCCAGTCAAGCGCGAAACTTGTGGATTGTTGAGGATTGAGCTGATATCCGATATAGCCTACATCGCGGCTGCCATAACGTTCGTGAACCGGGCGACGAAAGACGGATTCAATGATGGCGCGATGATGCGGCAATAATTTTTCCGCGCCGGTTACAAATCCGATTTCAGGATAGTTGGGCTTGAGGTGGTGTTCAGCAACCCACTCGGCTAGTGCGCCAAGCGGCGCTGCATAAGCGATGATCAGTTCCGGTTGCCAGCGTTGAAATTCAAGGTGATATTTTTCCAGGGTGTCTTGTGCCAAGCGAAAACAATCGAACCAGCGTTGATGATTGAGAAACGCAATGAACCGGTCACGCAGGCTATCGCGTTTTACAGGGTCGAGGTGATGTCCCCAGAGTAGCGCCGTGCGGGTTCCCGCCGGTGCGCCAATTTGTTCCTGAAAACGCTCGCCGGCGCTTTCTCGCCATCCTTGCTCTTCCGCTCCCAGCCATATCTCAACCGGCTTTCCGGTTGAACCGCCGGTGGAATCGTGCAGAAGTTTTTCTTTCGGTATGGCTTTCGACAAGATGGTTTTTCCGGCTTGAAAGAGGTCATCTTTCTCAAGCGCGGGAAGCCTTGCGAAATCTGCAAAACTGAAATCCGTGAACGGGTCGAATCCGATATGGTCGAAGCGTTCACGATAAAAATCGGTTTCCCGGTAAGCCCGGCGCAGCGAAAAATGCAAACGACGCAAAATCCATTCACGCTTTTGCTCGGTGCTCCAATGCGTTGTGGTTCGGCGAAACTCCATGCCTGCGTAAAAGGCAAGCATCACCGGACGCCTCGCAGACTTTCTGAAATTTCGCGCCCGTTGCAAGGGAAAATAGAGGCGTCGAGAGATAAACCGATGGGTTGACCTTGCCATACTTCTCATAAGCTTTAACTGCCTTGAATTTGCTCAATAGTTAGCCAATGGACTGGCTCCGGTAATTATTGATTGACCTGCAATGCGGCTTTCAATTGATTCATATCGCAACCAACATCTTTGCCATCGGTGCCGCGACCTTTAAGCGGACTTAACGGGACAAGCTCATAGTTGCCATTGGCTGCGTCAACGAAGCCGATTTCATCCATCGTTTGAAAAAAGAAATTCAACTCAGGATACAGCGATGAATTTCCACCAATAAACGCATTGCCTTTAAATTTCTTCCCCGGTAGATATTTATTCAAGGTGCTTTTGCCCGTGCCTGTGCCATCACCGATAATGCCATACTCATTATGTTGAAAGATGTTGTTCAAAAATTTAACCCCATCGCTTGGCTGCCCATAGGCGTTGATGGTATTGCCGCTTTGCAAAACCGTGTTGTGCATGACGGTAATGCTGACGACATCGGTGATGATGAGAAAGACGCCGTTGCCGCCGCCCCATTGTTTGCCATTTATATCTTCAAACAGGTTGTTCACAATCTTGATATTTCTGGCTTTTTCACTGGGCTTGAGATAATCCTGACCGAGAATGTTGATTGCGCCAGCCGTGTGACGAACAATGTTACTGGTAAACGTGACATCTTCAACGATAGACCAGGGAGCGGTGCCATCCTGATTGCGAACCGTGAACAAAATGGCAACCCCGCTTTGCGCATCAACCCAGTTATTCTCGAAAAGATTGCCCTCAATCAACACCCGCCGGGCATTCTTCAATTCAAATATATTTTTCACAGACCAGCGGGTTGCCTGAGTTGGCGGGGTTGCGCGTGTGCCTTCGATTGTGCCGGTATCGATAAACGGACAAATGCCATCGGTTGTCGAACAGGTCAAAGCATCCATTTCAAAATAGACCCAGTTTCTTTCCGTTACTGTCGGGTCATCGGTAGTTCGATAAATGCGATAAGCCGTCGCCCGCTCGACCGGTTGCCACGATAACTGAATCAAATTGTCACCGGTTTGCGGCGTCACGCTGATTTCATCTGAGGCAGCAGACGTAGCGGTTGCACTATAGCCTGCACGGGTGCGCGCCGTGACCCGGTAGTAATAAGTCGTATAGCCGTTCAAGGCTCCGCTTGAAGGCAGACTTTGCGCTGTAAGATGGACTGGTTTGGCGAGAATGCCTGCTTTCCAATGCAGTGGTTTCGCTAAATGATTGCGGCGAAATTCAATATCAGAGGGAACCAGGTTGACTATTTTCGGGTCTGCGCCACCGAATAAAACATTTTCACCTGCGCCTTCCAGATAGTTGTTGATAATCGTAAACGGGCCTGTGCCATTCCACGAAGCAATCGCCTGCGTGTCAAAGCCTATGCCGTGACAATCGGAAATATAGGAATTGATGATTGTCGTGGTGGCGCTGTTGAGCGCCACGCCGCGCGCTACATCGGCAAGCGCATTGCCATGAATATAACAACGGTCAAGCGTGAGGTGATGCGGCAGGGCATCAATTGTTGTCTCATCGCCGCCCCCGAATTTCACAATGCCATAATTGAGCATAACGTCCGGCGCAATCGTGAATTCAATGCCGATGAAACGGAAATGATGGGTGTCGTTTACGGTTCTCAGCGCCGCTTCGCTATTGGGGCTGACGAGTTTTGCGAGTTTATTGCTGAATGTCGGGTCAATACGCGAACCGGCAGGTGGCAACTGTTCGTCCGGCGCTGAAGTGCGAATGGTAATCACACTCCGATTGTTGCTTTCAACTTTCGGAAGAATGAAATTTCCGCTAAAGGTCGCACCGGCTTCGAGCAGAATGGTATCACCGGGACTTGCCTGATTTAATACGGATTGCAAATCTTCGCCCGCGCGAACCAGGTGAGTTGAATCAACTGGTGAAAATGAATGAGTGAACGAAGCCATTGCCGGCAGAGTTGCCAGTAAAATAAAAAGCGCGACCCATAAAGATTGGCTTACAGGTTTTTTTACCATGCTGATTCCTTCGATAAATTGGTTGATTGATTGCCAGAACTTCGGCGTAAACGCAATGCCTGGCGGCGTAACCATTCCCATTCGTCGGCAGTGAGGATGCCTGACAGGAGAAAAGCAGACAGATAGCTTACAGAAAAAATGATTGCCATTACAACCAATCTTAAAAATGGTCGGATATCGAGTAAAAAATATGGTAAGACAAACGTGATGATAGCGGCGGCAGCGGCGCTCAACGCGACCTTTTTTATATCTTTTAATAAATAGTTGTCGCTTCGTCGGACGCCGATGACCTTGCCCATTTTCACGGCTGTCCAGATGCGCTCAAGCACGCTGAAGAAAACCACCACCGAGATAATCGCGATTAATCCGAAATAACGGGTCGCTGCCCATAAAGCCAAAATCATGAAACCAATCAAAACCAGGCGGAGTTTCAACAGGTAATAGCGTTGTTCGGCATAGGCGCGAAGCACCGGGTCAAGCACCAGAATGCTCACCGGCAACATGGTTAAATTGATGGCAAAAATCGACCAGCTTGCCAGGTATTGGTCAGTGAAAAGAACGATAATGAAATCGCGTCCGGCAACCATTAAAAAGCCATAAAGCGGAAAATAGACCATCGCCAGTTTGCGCATCACCTGTGCCATCAGTTCAATGATTTGCTGTCTTGCATCTTGCTTTTGTAAAACACTGATGCGACCAATCATGACCGAGCAGACCGATTCGCTGAGAATGCCGACGAGCGGCAATTGAAAACAACCGATAGCATAAATCGCAAAGGTCGCGGCGTCGTAGGTGTAGGCTGCGAAGTAATTGTGCAAATCACTTTGCAGGGAATAGAGCAGCCCCGCGAAACCGAGCGGCAGGGCATAGGATAACTGCCGGCGCAAAACTTTGTGGTCAAACTTTTGCCAATAACCGGGGAATCGTCTGTGTAGATAAACTAACAGCATCAGCAACTGCAAAATGCCTTGAATGATGGCGGCAATCATTAAAGCTTTAACGGATGCGAATGCGACCGCTGCAATCACCAGCAGCGCGGTTCTCACAAATTGTGATGAAACAACGAAAGCGAAAGCGAGGCGCGGTTCCTGTTTGGCAACCGCAAGCATTTCGGGAAGCGGCGTCATCACCCAAAACACAATAATCATGCCAACCAGTGCGCCATAATCAAAAAATTCGGGGCTGTGCAAAATAACCGCAAGCATTGATGGAAATGCCATAAATGCCACCCCCATCATTAAGCCGATAACCGTGTAAAAAATTAAAATGTTGAAAACCACAGCACCCTGCTTTTCGGGTTCACGCGGCAGAAAATAATAGGCGCTCATACCGAAACCGAGCGGCAATAAAGTGATGGCGGTGCCGACCACCAGAAATACCTGTTTGTAGACACCGAATTCGTGTGGGCTGAGCCGCCGCACAAGCATCAAGGGCAAGATAAAATTCAAGATAAACGCGGCGATTTTGGCGACCATAAACCAGGTAGCGCGGGCGGTCAGCGAAGAATGGGATTGTTCAGTTTGTGATTCCATGCGTTGAACTACAGCTTATTGATGGGCGTTACTTTTGGCGGGTGGTTGTTTTACCCGCAGGTTTCCGTTTTTCCGCTATTGAAATTTGCCTGTAAGCGGTTGCGAAAAAGGTATGCCGATAATAATGAATGGGGCGCAAGGTTAAGCCAGAGCAAGACCAGTCGGAGTTTCCATCGCCGGTAATATTGATTGGCAAAACGTATGGCTTCGGCTGCGCCTTGAAAATCTTTTTTTAATAGCTGATGTTTGCCGCGTTCCAGTTCCATAGCGGCTGTGAGTTGCAATCGGGTAGCGTTCAACAGCAACTCTTCTCGCTCACTCAATGAACCGATTTGCTGAATATTTTCAAG from the Acidobacteriota bacterium genome contains:
- a CDS encoding ATP-binding protein — encoded protein: MQKTTKSLIVRYGCGLAAFALILLLAFLLRRLSIGIDLSFMVILALIGISWFFGKGPGLLLLVLFELVSVLSTWRTQPERVLTAKYFFAQFNVLVLLGLLVVLVNGRRESDRRLRKQREWLQVTLSSIGDAVIATDLNGRINFMNPSAETLTGWTLAQAADMPLAEVFQTVEGDVNGAVEPRVSDLNDAESAHLPTEYTGTLVSKDGTEKFISYSKSPIRGQAGKRDGAVLVLRDMTERKQADEILRRTEEQLLQAQKMEAVGRLAGGVAHDFNNLLTVILGYCHLIKARLDPTNSMHQEIDEIYKSGKRAAALTSQLLAFSRKQVLQPKVLDLNTIVANTSKMLSRLIGEDIRFRTTLDPGLNPVKADPGQIEQVLMNLAVNARDAMPNGGSLSIETANTYLDENYAAQHVEVRAGHYVMLVVSDSGCGMDTKTLAHVFEPFFTTKEKGKGTGLGLATVYGIVKQSGGHIWVYSEPERGTTFKVYLPQVEPTDSSSERSVAADILPLGTETILLAEDELQVREYTSRVLRGLGYKVIEAANGDDALITARQTPETIDLILTDVVMPQLGGKELSEKLKLERPNIKVLFLSGYTADSIVHHGVLKEGVAFLHKPFTSTELAQMVRAVLNPANESRQ
- a CDS encoding PAS domain S-box protein produces the protein MKKRVRTVALRYGLPVLSFLAILLIAVAIRRYFSITLDPTTLLIVLLIASAWYGGRGPGLLVALEYEIAVLYYTWHQQTAPRYFFLMLNRLILFISLVLFVSSRRKAQHRVEAERERLRVSLASIGDAVIATDINGLIDFINPTAETLTGWTKDQAVGKSITTVFNIVNEFTRQLVENPVAKVLREKTIVGLANHTILIAKGGREIPIDDSGAPIRLSDGKVVGVILVFRDVSERKRAEQTKAALAAIVESSDDAIFSKDLQGVILSWNQGAERLYGYTSDEVIGKSVALLMPPDRNDDFPNILAALQRGEIISHYETERRRKDGTVFEISLTVSPIRNAIGEMIGASTIAHDITEHKRLEKEGEVLLLREQTARQEAERRWHDSITLTEMSRELVAHLDTAQVTATLCRTVRKLLGCDGAAFILYEGESVFYADEDARMPLWKGRRFSSTNCISGWSIIHRMPVAIADIYTDSRIPIDEYKKTFVKSLAMMPVGPREPVAAIGAYWAHQHQASDYELDLLRAVASAADLALARAKAYEEMSAARARAEEANRLKDEFLATLSHELRTPLNAMMGWSRLIQGANIDDKTRKRGIEIIERSAAAQEQLIEDLLDVSRIIAGKLTLNMESLKLDTCIEPAIDSVRPAATAKDIQLHVNLDHSVNLIRGDAARLQQVVWNLLTNAIKFTPRGGKVYLSLVRNAQDVQLRVRDTGQGIKPEFLPYIFDRFRQQESIYTRQQGGLGLGLALVKHLVELHGGTIEAHSTGENQGATFIITLPLVEETQNMPTVENDHASTSLDSHALPSVRVLVVEDDPDSLELVRFVLEMQGAEVKCASRVSEAIGLLNQWTPQVVVSDIGLPDEDGYSLIRQLKLIEEEKKSAIPALALTGFAGRTEGLRAVEAGFQFFLTKPMEAEKLIDAVAKLVKPELTMKVTE
- a CDS encoding DUF362 domain-containing protein yields the protein MNQCANSSLTDPRIALSRLPSAAYKTVCETDDDLDLALSQICKALGWSTDSRNLLGQVIPEGARVLIKPNFVLHENEGADGMEPMITHPSLIRVVVEIVRQTQAAEILVGDAPVQRCDFAELLRVTGLNQWADELIKVEPRFKGIKDFRRTTCVMQDGVRFADENKIAVDEFVLFDLGSESLLEPVSNPDNHFRVTCYDPRLMAKTHAPGRHQYLVARDVMEADVVINLPKLKTHKKAGITCALKNLIGINGNKEYLPHHRVGGSQNSGDCYPGADVTKRLLEYTLDRQNMAASEATTKIWNGVAKNLTRVLQLTGDKIGVEGSWSGNDTIWRTCLDLNRILLYGDVSGRLADEPMRKVLHIADAIVAGQGDGPLAPKSLPLAMIFASSNGAAMDFVGAQLLGYDPQRLPVVREAFGIFPWPVVSFTQDAVNLLIDGEAVKPEAICQLNPLIESIIYPSGWRDAALFKPPGG
- a CDS encoding oligosaccharide flippase family protein — translated: MESQTEQSHSSLTARATWFMVAKIAAFILNFILPLMLVRRLSPHEFGVYKQVFLVVGTAITLLPLGFGMSAYYFLPREPEKQGAVVFNILIFYTVIGLMMGVAFMAFPSMLAVILHSPEFFDYGALVGMIIVFWVMTPLPEMLAVAKQEPRLAFAFVVSSQFVRTALLVIAAVAFASVKALMIAAIIQGILQLLMLLVYLHRRFPGYWQKFDHKVLRRQLSYALPLGFAGLLYSLQSDLHNYFAAYTYDAATFAIYAIGCFQLPLVGILSESVCSVMIGRISVLQKQDARQQIIELMAQVMRKLAMVYFPLYGFLMVAGRDFIIVLFTDQYLASWSIFAINLTMLPVSILVLDPVLRAYAEQRYYLLKLRLVLIGFMILALWAATRYFGLIAIISVVVFFSVLERIWTAVKMGKVIGVRRSDNYLLKDIKKVALSAAAAAIITFVLPYFLLDIRPFLRLVVMAIIFSVSYLSAFLLSGILTADEWEWLRRQALRLRRSSGNQSTNLSKESAW